From Panicum hallii strain FIL2 chromosome 2, PHallii_v3.1, whole genome shotgun sequence, a single genomic window includes:
- the LOC112882819 gene encoding zinc finger CCHC domain-containing protein 10-like → MSGNDDKSQAAADKIKAAALSAAKGLSRAQAERAAAAAARNVNAYGQKEEGPSRWQERKEAKRQMYLMSTEKAAILGTVKPKAPEASSGGAYTQCQKCFQHGHWTYECKNERVYMSRPSRTQQLKNPKLKKSVPVSYQFKNPDLIKEREAAKKLMKEKRKKEKSERRKGKSKRKHRSPSDSDSNSSDASVFDSDSESSVTGSEYSSGSSSSYSSSDSEDKKRQHRRKEKKRRHRRDSTSSASSESESASDSDSDDKRSRRKSKRRSRTR, encoded by the coding sequence ATGTCTGGAAATGATGATAAGTCCCAGGCTGCGGCGGACAAAATAAAGGCAGCTGCGTTATCAGCGGCTAAAGGATTGAGCAGGGCTCAAGCTGagcgcgctgctgctgctgctgcccgcAATGTCAATGCCTATGGGCAGAAGGAAGAGGGGCCAAGCCGCTGGCAGGAGAGGAAGGAAGCTAAGAGACAGATGTATCTGATGAGTACAGAGAAGGCTGCGATACTGGGTACTGTGAAGCCAAAAGCTCCAGAAGCTTCTTCTGGTGGGGCATATACCCAATGTCAGAAGTGTTTCCAGCATGGTCACTGGACCTACGAGTGCAAAAATGAGCGGGTGTACATGTCACGTCCCTCCAGAACGCAGCAGCTTAAGAATCCCAAGTTGAAGAAAAGTGTACCAGTCTCTTATCAGTTCAAGAATCCTGATCTTATAAAGGAGAGAGAAGCTGCGAAGAAGTTGATGAAAGAAaagaggaagaaggaaaaatctgaaagaagaaagggaaagagtAAGAGGAAGCATCGTTCACCAAGTGATTCTGATAGCAATAGCAGTGATGCTTCAGTGTTTGACTCTGACTCCGAATCATCAGTGACTGGCTCTGAATATTCTTCCGGAAGCAGTTCAAGTTACAGCTCCTCCGACTCAGAGGACAAGAAGCGGCAACACAGGAGGAAGGAAAAGAAGCGAAGGCACCGGAGGGACAGCACGTCATCAGCTTCGTCTGAATCTGAATCCGCGTCAGACAGCGATTCTGATGACAAgagaagcaggaggaagagtaaAAGGAGGAGCCGTACGCGCTGA
- the LOC112883105 gene encoding xylulose kinase 2-like isoform X2, translated as MWVEALELLLEKLKPKINFSKVVAVSGSGQQHGSVYWKKGSKAVLSSLDSSKSLLLQLKDAFSTMNSPIWMDSSTTKQCREIENAVGGALELAKLTGSRAYERFTGPQIRKIYQTEPNVYEDTERISLVSSFMASILVGSYASIDETDGAGMNLMDINQRTWSKTVLEATAPGLEAKLGNLAPAYSAAGRIAPYFVERFQFDKNCLVIQWSGDNPNSLAGLTLNTPGDLAISLGTSDTVFGITAEAKPSLEGHVFPNPVEPDGYMVMLCYKNGSLTREDVRNQCAEKSWDVFNSYLEKTPPLNGGKLGFYYKDHEILPPLPVGFHRYIVENLDDASSDNLIEREVAEFNPPSEVRAIIEGQMLSMRGHAERFGMPNPPRRIIATGGASSNDSILKSIAQIFGCPVFTVQRPDSASLGAALRAAHGWLCNAEGSFVPISCLYEGNLEKTSLGSKLAAPAGDKEEDRELLKKYTLLVRKRMEIERRLVEKIGRA; from the exons ATGTGGGTGGAAGCTTTGGAGCTGCTGCTTGAGAAGTTAAAACCCAAGATAAACTTCAGTAAGGTTGTGGCCGTCTCAGGGAGTGGGCAGCAACATGGCAGTGTTTACTGGAAGAAGGGCAGCAAGGCAGTTCTTTCCTCCCTAGATTCCAGTAAGAGTTTGTTATTGCAGCTCAAGGATGCCTTTTCTACAATGAACTCACCAATATGGATGGACAGTAGCACAACTAAGCAATGCAGAGAAATAGAGAATGCAGTCGGAGGTGCATTGGAGTTAGCAAAACTGACAGGATCTCGTGCCTATGAGAGATTCACTGGTCCCCAGATACGAAAGATCTATCAAACAGAGCCCAATGTTTATGAAGATACCGAGAGAATATCTTTGGTGAGCTCATTCATGGCATCAATCCTTGTTGGAAGCTACGCAAGTATTGACGAAACTGATGGTGCTGGGATGAACTTGATGGATATAAACCAGAGAACCTGGTCAAAGACTGTTTTAGAG GCAACTGCTCCTGGACTTGAAGCAAAGCTTGGAAATCTAGCACCAGCATATTCAGCTGCTGGCCGGATTGCTCCTTATTTTGTAGAAAG GTTTCAGTTTGATAAGAACTGTTTGGTCATTCAGTGGTCTGGTGACAATCCTAATAGCCTTGCAG GTTTAACTCTGAATACTCCTGGTGATCTTGCCATTAGCCTTGGTACTAGCGATACA GTATTTGGGATAACAGCAGAAGCTAAACCAAGTCTTGAAGGGCATGTTTTCCCCAACCCTGTTGAGCCTGATGGTTACATGGTGATGCTATGCTACAAAAATGGCTCCTTGACCAGAGAAG ATGTGCGAAATCAGTGTGCAGAGAAATCATGGGATGTTTTCAACAGCTATCTAGAGAAAACGCCCCCTCTAAATG GTGGAAAGTTAGGATTCTACTACAAAGACCATGAAATCCTGCCACCACTTCCAG TGGGCTTCCATCGGTACATTGTTGAGAACCTTGATGATGCCTCATCTGACAATCTGATAGAGCGTGAAGTGGCAGAATTCAATCCACCATCTGAG GTCCGTGCCATCATTGAAGGTCAAATGTTGTCGATGCGAGGCCATGCTGAGAGATTCGGCATGCCGAACCCTCCCAGGCGGATCATAGCAACCGGCGGGGCATCCTCCAATGATAGTATCCTCAAGTCAATTGCGCAAATCTTTGGCTGCCCTGTCTTCACAGTTCAGAGACCTG ATTCGGCCTCACTGGGTGCAGCGCTGAGAGCTGCCCACGGGTGGCTGTGCAACGCTGAAGGAAGCTTCGTCCCCATCTCGTGCTTGTACGAGGGCAATCTGGAGAAGACCTCCCTTGGCTCGAAGCTTGCAGCCCCAGCCGGAGACAAGGAGGAAGATAGGGAGCTTCTGAAGAAGTACACCCTGCTGGTGAGGAAGAGGATGGAGATCGAGAGACGCCTGGTGGAGAAGATTGGGCGGGCATAG
- the LOC112883105 gene encoding xylulose kinase 2-like isoform X1: MAGRGSLPEGSLFLGFDSSTQSLKATVLNNELTIVASEIVNFDSELQHYKTEGGVYRDSTDDGHIFSPTIMWVEALELLLEKLKPKINFSKVVAVSGSGQQHGSVYWKKGSKAVLSSLDSSKSLLLQLKDAFSTMNSPIWMDSSTTKQCREIENAVGGALELAKLTGSRAYERFTGPQIRKIYQTEPNVYEDTERISLVSSFMASILVGSYASIDETDGAGMNLMDINQRTWSKTVLEATAPGLEAKLGNLAPAYSAAGRIAPYFVERFQFDKNCLVIQWSGDNPNSLAGLTLNTPGDLAISLGTSDTVFGITAEAKPSLEGHVFPNPVEPDGYMVMLCYKNGSLTREDVRNQCAEKSWDVFNSYLEKTPPLNGGKLGFYYKDHEILPPLPVGFHRYIVENLDDASSDNLIEREVAEFNPPSEVRAIIEGQMLSMRGHAERFGMPNPPRRIIATGGASSNDSILKSIAQIFGCPVFTVQRPDSASLGAALRAAHGWLCNAEGSFVPISCLYEGNLEKTSLGSKLAAPAGDKEEDRELLKKYTLLVRKRMEIERRLVEKIGRA; encoded by the exons atggcggggcGAGGCTCCCTCCCGGAGGGCTCTCTCTTCCTCGGATTCGACAGCTCCACTCA GTCACTGAAAGCTACTGTACTCAATAATGAGTTAACAATAGTAGCTTCTGAAATTGTTAATTTTGACTCTGAATTGCAGCACTACAAAACTGAAGGTGGGGTGTACAGAGATTCCACAGACGATGGCCACATATTTTCACCAACCATTATGTGGGTGGAAGCTTTGGAGCTGCTGCTTGAGAAGTTAAAACCCAAGATAAACTTCAGTAAGGTTGTGGCCGTCTCAGGGAGTGGGCAGCAACATGGCAGTGTTTACTGGAAGAAGGGCAGCAAGGCAGTTCTTTCCTCCCTAGATTCCAGTAAGAGTTTGTTATTGCAGCTCAAGGATGCCTTTTCTACAATGAACTCACCAATATGGATGGACAGTAGCACAACTAAGCAATGCAGAGAAATAGAGAATGCAGTCGGAGGTGCATTGGAGTTAGCAAAACTGACAGGATCTCGTGCCTATGAGAGATTCACTGGTCCCCAGATACGAAAGATCTATCAAACAGAGCCCAATGTTTATGAAGATACCGAGAGAATATCTTTGGTGAGCTCATTCATGGCATCAATCCTTGTTGGAAGCTACGCAAGTATTGACGAAACTGATGGTGCTGGGATGAACTTGATGGATATAAACCAGAGAACCTGGTCAAAGACTGTTTTAGAG GCAACTGCTCCTGGACTTGAAGCAAAGCTTGGAAATCTAGCACCAGCATATTCAGCTGCTGGCCGGATTGCTCCTTATTTTGTAGAAAG GTTTCAGTTTGATAAGAACTGTTTGGTCATTCAGTGGTCTGGTGACAATCCTAATAGCCTTGCAG GTTTAACTCTGAATACTCCTGGTGATCTTGCCATTAGCCTTGGTACTAGCGATACA GTATTTGGGATAACAGCAGAAGCTAAACCAAGTCTTGAAGGGCATGTTTTCCCCAACCCTGTTGAGCCTGATGGTTACATGGTGATGCTATGCTACAAAAATGGCTCCTTGACCAGAGAAG ATGTGCGAAATCAGTGTGCAGAGAAATCATGGGATGTTTTCAACAGCTATCTAGAGAAAACGCCCCCTCTAAATG GTGGAAAGTTAGGATTCTACTACAAAGACCATGAAATCCTGCCACCACTTCCAG TGGGCTTCCATCGGTACATTGTTGAGAACCTTGATGATGCCTCATCTGACAATCTGATAGAGCGTGAAGTGGCAGAATTCAATCCACCATCTGAG GTCCGTGCCATCATTGAAGGTCAAATGTTGTCGATGCGAGGCCATGCTGAGAGATTCGGCATGCCGAACCCTCCCAGGCGGATCATAGCAACCGGCGGGGCATCCTCCAATGATAGTATCCTCAAGTCAATTGCGCAAATCTTTGGCTGCCCTGTCTTCACAGTTCAGAGACCTG ATTCGGCCTCACTGGGTGCAGCGCTGAGAGCTGCCCACGGGTGGCTGTGCAACGCTGAAGGAAGCTTCGTCCCCATCTCGTGCTTGTACGAGGGCAATCTGGAGAAGACCTCCCTTGGCTCGAAGCTTGCAGCCCCAGCCGGAGACAAGGAGGAAGATAGGGAGCTTCTGAAGAAGTACACCCTGCTGGTGAGGAAGAGGATGGAGATCGAGAGACGCCTGGTGGAGAAGATTGGGCGGGCATAG
- the LOC112881678 gene encoding thymidylate kinase isoform X1 has protein sequence MTTLVRLAGRAASWSSACNLCCRSDKSAPPCGLGLFAQRGRAFQGVRMANAGSNSGRGALIVLEGLDRSGKSSQCARLLSYLEGQGCRAEGWRFPDRGTSVGQMISAYLANESQLDDRTVHLLFSANRWEKRALMESKLLGGTTLIVDRYSYSGVAFSAAKGLDIEWCKAPDVGLIAPDLVIYLDVQPEKAAERGGYGGERYEKIEFQKRVAEHYHSLHDSTWKIVDGSLSMETVEEQLRELATNCIQESQGKPLTNLTW, from the exons ATGACTACATTGGTTCGTCTCGCCGGAAGAGCAGCTTCCTGGAGCAG TGCCTGCAATCTTTGTTGCAGGAGTGACAAATCGGCGCCGCCCTGTGGTCTCGGCTTGTTTGCACAGCGTGGGAGGGCGTTTCAGGGCGTGAGAATGGCGAATGCTGGCAGCAACAGTGGGCGTGGCGCTCTGATTGTACTGGAAGGGTTGGACCGGAGTGGCAAATCATCACAATGTGCTCGGCTGCTGTCCTATCTGGAAGGCCAAGGTTGCCGTGCTGAAGGGTGGCGGTTCCCGGATAGGGGCACCAGTGTCGGGCAGATGATCTCTGCCTACCTGGCAAATGAGTCGCAGCTTGATGACAGAACGGTTCATTTGCTCTTCAGCGCGAACCGCTGGGAGAAAAG AGCTTTGATGGAAAGCAAGCTACTTGGTGGAACTACTCTCATCGTAGACCGTTATTCTTATTCCGGTGTGGCTTTCTCAGCTGCTAAAGGGCTTGACATTGAATGGTGCAAG GCTCCAGATGTTGGACTTATAGCTCCAGATCTTGTAATTTATCTGGATGTACAACCAGAG AAAGCGGCTGAAAGAGGGGGCTATGGTGGCGAGCGATATGAAAAGATTGAATTCCAAAAGAGAGTTGCAGAGCATTATCATTCACTCCATGATTCGACATGGAAG ATTGTTGATGGTTCCCTTTCCATGGAGACCGTGGAAGAACAGCTGAGAGAACTGGCTACGAACTGCATTCAGGAGTCTCAAGGGAAGCCACTTACCAATCTGACTTGGTGA
- the LOC112881678 gene encoding thymidylate kinase isoform X2 produces MTTLVRLAGRAASWSRSDKSAPPCGLGLFAQRGRAFQGVRMANAGSNSGRGALIVLEGLDRSGKSSQCARLLSYLEGQGCRAEGWRFPDRGTSVGQMISAYLANESQLDDRTVHLLFSANRWEKRALMESKLLGGTTLIVDRYSYSGVAFSAAKGLDIEWCKAPDVGLIAPDLVIYLDVQPEKAAERGGYGGERYEKIEFQKRVAEHYHSLHDSTWKIVDGSLSMETVEEQLRELATNCIQESQGKPLTNLTW; encoded by the exons ATGACTACATTGGTTCGTCTCGCCGGAAGAGCAGCTTCCTGGAGCAG GAGTGACAAATCGGCGCCGCCCTGTGGTCTCGGCTTGTTTGCACAGCGTGGGAGGGCGTTTCAGGGCGTGAGAATGGCGAATGCTGGCAGCAACAGTGGGCGTGGCGCTCTGATTGTACTGGAAGGGTTGGACCGGAGTGGCAAATCATCACAATGTGCTCGGCTGCTGTCCTATCTGGAAGGCCAAGGTTGCCGTGCTGAAGGGTGGCGGTTCCCGGATAGGGGCACCAGTGTCGGGCAGATGATCTCTGCCTACCTGGCAAATGAGTCGCAGCTTGATGACAGAACGGTTCATTTGCTCTTCAGCGCGAACCGCTGGGAGAAAAG AGCTTTGATGGAAAGCAAGCTACTTGGTGGAACTACTCTCATCGTAGACCGTTATTCTTATTCCGGTGTGGCTTTCTCAGCTGCTAAAGGGCTTGACATTGAATGGTGCAAG GCTCCAGATGTTGGACTTATAGCTCCAGATCTTGTAATTTATCTGGATGTACAACCAGAG AAAGCGGCTGAAAGAGGGGGCTATGGTGGCGAGCGATATGAAAAGATTGAATTCCAAAAGAGAGTTGCAGAGCATTATCATTCACTCCATGATTCGACATGGAAG ATTGTTGATGGTTCCCTTTCCATGGAGACCGTGGAAGAACAGCTGAGAGAACTGGCTACGAACTGCATTCAGGAGTCTCAAGGGAAGCCACTTACCAATCTGACTTGGTGA